A single Streptococcus thermophilus DNA region contains:
- the galE gene encoding UDP-glucose 4-epimerase GalE, whose protein sequence is MSILITGGAGYIGSHTTVELLNAGFDVVLADDFSNSSPAVLERLEKITGKKFPFYQGSILDTDFLDKVFTNEDIELVIHFAAFKAVGESVQKPLKYYKNNINGTITLLEKMKEYDVKNIVFSSSATVYGTNNPSPMTEDMPTSAINPYGYTKLMMEQILTDVAASDPSWSVTNLRYFNPIGAHESGLIGELPNGIPNNLMPYITQVAIGKLPELNVFGDDYPTPDGTGVRDYIHVLDLASGHLAAVKYNLSHKGAEIFNLGTGHGYSVLDLVKTFEGENKVAIPYRIQGRRAGDIATCYASPEKAKEVLGWEAKKTLKDMVRDSWRWQTTNPNGYED, encoded by the coding sequence ATGTCTATTTTAATTACAGGAGGAGCTGGCTATATCGGTAGCCACACAACCGTCGAACTCCTTAATGCAGGTTTCGATGTAGTCTTAGCTGACGACTTTTCAAATAGTTCGCCAGCGGTACTTGAACGTTTGGAAAAGATTACGGGTAAAAAGTTTCCATTTTATCAAGGTTCCATTTTAGATACTGATTTTTTGGATAAGGTTTTTACAAATGAAGATATTGAGTTAGTCATTCACTTTGCAGCCTTTAAAGCAGTGGGTGAATCTGTTCAAAAACCTTTGAAATATTATAAGAACAACATCAATGGTACCATTACTCTCCTTGAAAAAATGAAGGAATACGATGTGAAAAACATTGTCTTCAGTTCAAGTGCAACAGTTTACGGTACCAATAATCCTTCCCCAATGACCGAAGATATGCCAACGTCAGCGATTAATCCATACGGTTATACAAAGTTGATGATGGAACAAATTCTTACAGACGTAGCTGCCTCAGACCCTTCATGGTCTGTCACAAATCTTCGTTATTTCAATCCTATCGGAGCTCATGAGAGTGGTTTGATTGGTGAATTGCCAAACGGTATTCCAAACAATCTTATGCCATATATTACACAAGTTGCTATCGGTAAACTTCCTGAGCTTAATGTCTTTGGTGATGATTATCCGACTCCGGATGGTACAGGTGTCCGTGACTACATTCACGTTCTTGACTTGGCATCAGGTCACTTGGCTGCCGTCAAATATAATTTGAGCCACAAAGGTGCTGAGATTTTCAACTTGGGTACTGGACACGGTTATAGTGTTTTGGATCTCGTTAAGACATTCGAAGGTGAAAATAAGGTTGCTATCCCTTACCGTATTCAAGGGCGTCGCGCTGGTGATATTGCGACTTGCTATGCGTCTCCTGAAAAGGCCAAAGAAGTTCTCGGCTGGGAAGCTAAGAAGACTTTGAAAGATATGGTCAGAGATTCTTGGCGTTGGCAAACAACAAACCCAAATGGTTATGAAGACTAA
- the metK gene encoding methionine adenosyltransferase codes for MSERKLFTSESVSEGHPDKIADQISDAILDAILAEDPDAHVAAETAVYTGSVHVFGEVSTTAYVDINRVVRDTIAEIGYNNSEYGFAAESVGVHPSLIEQSPDIAQGVNESLEVRGTGDQDSLDLIGAGDQGLMFGFAIDETPEFMPLPVSLSHKLVKKLADLRKSGEISYLRPDAKSQVTVEYDENDQPVRVDTVVISTQHDPEATNDQIRQDVIEKVIKAVIPAEYLDEDTKFFINPTGRFVIGGPQGDSGLTGRKIIVDTYGGYSRHGGGAFSGKDATKVDRSASYAARYIAKNIVAAGLAKKAEVQLAYAIGVANPVSVRVDTFGTATVAERKLESAVRDLFDLRPAGIIQMLDLKRPIYRQTAAYGHMGRTDVDLPWEKLDKVDALKAAVEA; via the coding sequence ATGTCAGAACGTAAACTTTTCACGTCTGAATCAGTATCTGAGGGACATCCAGATAAAATTGCAGACCAAATTTCAGATGCCATTCTCGATGCGATTTTAGCAGAAGATCCAGACGCCCATGTAGCAGCAGAAACAGCTGTTTACACTGGTTCTGTCCATGTTTTTGGTGAGGTTTCTACAACAGCTTATGTGGACATTAACCGTGTGGTTCGTGATACTATCGCTGAAATTGGTTATAATAATTCAGAATACGGCTTTGCAGCAGAATCTGTTGGGGTTCACCCATCATTGATCGAACAATCTCCAGATATTGCTCAAGGTGTTAATGAATCACTTGAAGTTCGTGGAACTGGTGACCAAGATTCACTTGATCTTATCGGAGCAGGTGACCAGGGTCTTATGTTTGGTTTCGCTATTGATGAAACTCCAGAATTTATGCCGCTTCCAGTTAGTCTTTCACATAAATTAGTAAAAAAATTGGCAGATTTGCGTAAATCTGGTGAGATTTCCTACCTTCGTCCAGATGCTAAATCTCAGGTTACCGTTGAGTATGATGAAAATGATCAACCTGTCCGTGTCGATACAGTTGTTATTTCAACACAACATGATCCTGAAGCGACTAACGACCAAATTCGTCAGGATGTCATTGAAAAAGTCATTAAGGCCGTTATTCCTGCAGAATACTTGGATGAAGATACCAAGTTCTTCATCAATCCAACAGGTCGTTTTGTAATCGGTGGTCCTCAAGGGGATTCTGGTTTGACTGGTCGTAAGATTATTGTTGATACTTATGGTGGTTACTCAAGACATGGTGGTGGTGCCTTCTCTGGTAAGGATGCAACTAAGGTCGACCGATCAGCTTCGTATGCCGCTCGTTATATTGCCAAAAACATTGTAGCTGCTGGTCTTGCTAAGAAAGCAGAAGTACAATTGGCTTATGCTATTGGTGTTGCTAACCCAGTATCTGTCCGTGTTGATACCTTCGGAACGGCAACAGTTGCTGAGAGAAAACTTGAATCTGCTGTCCGTGATCTCTTTGACTTGCGTCCAGCTGGTATCATTCAAATGCTTGATCTTAAACGTCCTATCTACCGTCAAACAGCGGCTTACGGTCATATGGGACGTACAGATGTTGATCTTCCATGGGAAAAATTGGACAAGGTAGATGCACTGAAAGCAGCTGTAGAAGCTTAA
- the birA gene encoding bifunctional biotin--[acetyl-CoA-carboxylase] ligase/biotin operon repressor BirA yields the protein MKTYERVYEILAKSPDFVTGESLAKELGISRTAIWKAIQSLQDQGVVITSVRKKGYHLEKGDILLSQEISKQLNFPVYFNPDSTSTQLDAKHGMERQDPAPSLYLASNQGSAKGRFERHFHTSPHGGIYMSIHLKPNCHFSELPPYTMMVAASIVKAIQRLTGIDTDIKWVNDIYLNNKKIAGILTEAISSIESGCITDVIIGVGLNFSISDFPEEIATKATSLFQNERPTITRNQLISEIWKLFLTIPTTDLVKVYKEKSLVLDKQVTFEQSGKAYSGIAKEIGDKGQLLVLTDDGQEKWLSAGEVSLTSW from the coding sequence ATGAAAACCTATGAACGTGTTTATGAAATATTAGCAAAGAGTCCTGATTTTGTTACTGGAGAAAGCCTTGCCAAAGAGCTTGGTATCTCACGAACAGCCATTTGGAAAGCCATTCAGTCACTTCAGGATCAAGGTGTTGTTATTACAAGTGTCCGAAAAAAAGGATACCATTTAGAAAAGGGAGATATTCTTCTTTCTCAAGAGATTTCTAAGCAACTCAACTTTCCTGTCTACTTTAATCCCGACTCCACCTCTACACAACTTGATGCTAAACATGGTATGGAAAGACAAGATCCTGCCCCTAGCCTTTATCTTGCGTCTAATCAAGGATCAGCTAAGGGACGCTTTGAACGTCACTTTCATACAAGTCCTCACGGTGGTATCTATATGAGTATTCACCTTAAGCCAAACTGTCACTTTAGTGAGTTACCGCCTTATACCATGATGGTAGCTGCTTCCATTGTCAAGGCTATTCAGCGCCTTACAGGCATAGATACAGACATCAAATGGGTCAACGATATCTATCTGAACAACAAAAAAATAGCTGGTATTCTTACCGAAGCCATCAGTTCTATCGAATCTGGATGTATCACAGATGTCATTATCGGTGTAGGACTTAATTTTTCAATTAGCGATTTTCCTGAAGAAATAGCTACTAAAGCAACCAGCCTTTTCCAAAATGAGCGTCCCACAATCACTCGGAATCAGCTCATTTCAGAAATTTGGAAGCTCTTTTTAACCATTCCTACTACTGATTTGGTCAAAGTTTATAAAGAAAAGTCCCTCGTTTTAGACAAACAAGTGACCTTTGAACAATCTGGAAAGGCTTACAGTGGTATTGCTAAAGAAATTGGAGACAAGGGGCAACTCCTCGTTCTCACTGATGACGGTCAGGAAAAATGGCTGAGCGCTGGTGAAGTCAGCCTTACTTCTTGGTAG
- a CDS encoding DUF3272 family protein, whose protein sequence is MIQQILFITVETIFETVCFNYSLQQGYYFFTAFFGYLLLRRLWTTYIISRIASAADKSTKK, encoded by the coding sequence ATGATTCAACAAATTTTGTTTATTACAGTGGAAACTATTTTTGAAACGGTTTGTTTTAATTACAGTTTACAGCAAGGCTATTACTTTTTTACAGCCTTTTTTGGTTACTTACTCTTACGTCGTCTTTGGACCACTTATATTATTTCTCGAATTGCGAGTGCAGCCGATAAGTCTACCAAGAAGTAA
- the dnaX gene encoding DNA polymerase III subunit gamma/tau: MYQALYRKYRSQTFGEMVGQKVISTTLRQAVESGKISHAYLFSGPRGTGKTSAAKIFAKAMNCPNQVDGEPCNHCDICRDITNGSLEDVIEIDAASNNGVDEIREIRDKSTYAPSRATYKVYIIDEVHMLSTGAFNALLKTLEEPTENVVFILATTELHKIPATILSRVQRFEFKSIKQGAIKEHLASILEKEGLTFDDEALTIISRRAEGGMRDALSILDQALSLSADNNVSQSVAEEITGSIGLTALDSFVASVRNQDTTKALSNLETLFDNGKSMSRFATDLLEYFRDLLIVKAGGENSHHSPLFEENLSLEQDRLFQLIDLVTSALPEIKTGTHPKIYAEMLTIKLTETSAQVRQDIPANLQEELDSLRREVDSLRKALKEGPSQGKVAPTRKSKASYQYKVDREKILTIMRETMENPQRSRQCLDALKATWPEILDSISPQNRALLNGSEPVLANQENAILAFNAAFNAELVMKRSDLNDMFGNIMSSAAGFSPNIMAVPKAEFEKLRTEFARSLKSKEELEKEDREEYIPQELEFLSDVVEIED; the protein is encoded by the coding sequence ATGTACCAAGCCCTATACCGAAAATACCGTAGTCAAACCTTTGGCGAAATGGTTGGTCAAAAAGTGATTTCAACCACGCTAAGACAGGCGGTAGAGTCAGGCAAAATCAGCCATGCTTATCTCTTTTCTGGCCCACGTGGTACTGGTAAGACCAGTGCAGCAAAAATTTTTGCCAAAGCAATGAATTGTCCTAATCAGGTCGATGGTGAGCCATGTAACCACTGTGATATCTGTCGTGATATTACTAATGGCAGTCTTGAAGATGTTATTGAGATCGATGCGGCTTCCAATAACGGTGTTGATGAGATTCGTGAAATCCGTGATAAATCAACCTATGCACCAAGTCGTGCCACATACAAGGTCTATATTATTGACGAGGTGCACATGCTGTCGACAGGTGCCTTCAATGCTCTCTTGAAGACTTTGGAAGAACCAACTGAAAATGTTGTTTTTATCCTCGCGACTACAGAGTTACATAAAATCCCAGCAACCATCTTATCCCGTGTTCAACGTTTTGAATTTAAATCGATTAAGCAGGGGGCTATTAAAGAGCATTTAGCTTCAATTCTCGAAAAAGAAGGATTGACTTTTGATGATGAAGCCTTAACCATTATTTCACGTCGTGCAGAAGGTGGTATGCGTGATGCCTTGTCAATCTTAGACCAAGCACTGAGTCTTTCTGCTGACAACAATGTCAGTCAATCCGTTGCCGAAGAAATCACAGGCTCTATTGGTCTTACTGCCTTGGATAGTTTTGTAGCTAGTGTTCGCAATCAGGATACCACAAAAGCCTTATCAAATCTTGAAACGCTCTTTGATAATGGGAAGTCTATGAGTCGGTTTGCGACTGACCTTTTGGAGTATTTCCGTGATCTTTTGATAGTAAAAGCGGGTGGTGAAAATAGTCACCATAGTCCCCTTTTTGAAGAAAACTTATCTTTGGAACAAGACCGACTTTTCCAATTGATTGACTTGGTAACAAGTGCTCTGCCCGAGATTAAAACTGGGACACATCCTAAAATCTATGCTGAGATGTTGACGATTAAACTAACTGAGACAAGTGCTCAAGTAAGACAAGACATCCCGGCTAATTTGCAAGAAGAACTTGACAGTCTTCGTCGTGAGGTAGATAGTCTACGTAAAGCTCTTAAAGAGGGCCCATCTCAAGGAAAAGTAGCACCTACTCGAAAATCCAAAGCTTCTTATCAGTATAAGGTGGATCGTGAGAAAATCCTTACTATTATGCGAGAAACTATGGAGAATCCCCAAAGATCACGCCAGTGTCTGGATGCTCTAAAAGCAACATGGCCTGAGATTTTGGATTCTATCAGCCCTCAAAATAGGGCGCTTTTGAACGGATCAGAACCTGTGTTAGCCAATCAAGAAAATGCTATCCTAGCTTTTAACGCTGCTTTTAATGCTGAACTGGTCATGAAACGAAGTGATCTCAATGATATGTTTGGCAACATCATGAGTTCAGCTGCTGGTTTTTCACCTAATATTATGGCTGTTCCGAAAGCAGAGTTTGAAAAACTCCGAACAGAATTTGCACGAAGCCTCAAATCTAAAGAAGAGCTGGAAAAAGAGGATCGTGAAGAGTACATCCCTCAAGAACTCGAGTTTCTCTCTGATGTAGTAGAAATAGAGGACTAA
- a CDS encoding GAF domain-containing protein, with protein MTNEEKKLAYELMLAQAKVLFANEDNALANFANASALLNTTLPNSVFTGFYLMDNIKNELILGPFQGNVSCVRIALGKGVCGQSAAENRTLIVQDVTKHANYIACDSAARSEIVVPMEKGGKLVGVLDLDSHQVEDYNQVDQDYLEAFVKILLEKTDFTFGMFEVN; from the coding sequence ATGACTAACGAAGAAAAAAAATTAGCTTATGAATTAATGCTTGCTCAGGCTAAGGTGCTATTTGCTAATGAAGACAACGCATTGGCTAATTTTGCCAATGCCTCAGCTCTTTTAAATACAACTTTGCCAAACTCTGTGTTTACAGGTTTCTATCTGATGGATAATATCAAAAATGAGCTAATCCTTGGTCCTTTTCAAGGTAATGTCTCTTGTGTTCGAATTGCCTTAGGTAAGGGTGTTTGTGGCCAATCTGCTGCAGAAAATAGAACCTTGATTGTCCAAGATGTCACTAAACATGCCAACTATATTGCCTGTGATTCTGCTGCTCGGAGTGAAATTGTTGTCCCTATGGAAAAGGGTGGTAAATTAGTTGGTGTTCTTGATTTGGATTCTCACCAAGTAGAAGACTATAACCAGGTGGATCAAGATTATCTGGAAGCATTTGTCAAAATATTACTTGAGAAAACTGATTTTACATTTGGAATGTTTGAGGTAAACTAA
- the miaA gene encoding tRNA (adenosine(37)-N6)-dimethylallyltransferase MiaA translates to MKTKLIVVAGPTAVGKTALGIELAERFNGEIISGDSQQVYRQLNIGTAKATPEEQAAAVHHLIDVRDVDESYSAYDFVTEAQAAITDIVSRGKLPIIVGGTGLYLQSLLEGYHLGGQVDQNQVLACRSELEQLSDQQLFEKIDSLGIEIKEINRRRAIRALELYRFSDNLENTETCYEPFIIGLDDERSLIYDRINTRVDKMVELGLLEEAEWLYDNFPEAQSARGIGYKELFPYFSGEQTLDDALEKLKQNTRRFAKRQLTWFRNRMTVRFYQISSPEYPENVIQDLAIFFNEEEGEK, encoded by the coding sequence ATGAAAACCAAACTTATTGTAGTAGCTGGACCTACTGCTGTGGGAAAAACGGCGCTTGGAATCGAATTGGCTGAGCGTTTTAATGGAGAGATAATCTCGGGAGATAGCCAGCAGGTTTATCGACAACTGAATATAGGAACTGCAAAGGCCACTCCTGAAGAACAAGCAGCAGCTGTACATCATTTAATCGATGTCCGTGATGTAGATGAGTCCTATTCAGCCTATGATTTTGTGACAGAGGCGCAGGCTGCCATCACTGATATTGTTAGTCGTGGCAAGTTGCCTATCATTGTAGGGGGAACAGGTCTTTATTTACAGAGCCTTTTAGAAGGTTATCATCTAGGGGGGCAAGTTGACCAAAATCAGGTTTTAGCCTGCCGTTCAGAACTAGAGCAATTATCTGATCAGCAGCTTTTCGAAAAGATTGATAGCTTAGGTATAGAGATCAAAGAGATAAATCGTCGTCGCGCCATTAGAGCACTTGAGCTTTATCGTTTTTCGGACAATCTTGAAAATACTGAGACCTGTTATGAACCCTTTATAATTGGCTTGGATGACGAGCGTTCCCTGATTTATGACCGTATTAATACACGAGTTGACAAGATGGTTGAACTTGGGCTCTTAGAAGAAGCTGAGTGGCTTTACGATAATTTTCCGGAGGCCCAGTCGGCTCGTGGAATTGGCTACAAGGAATTATTTCCTTATTTTTCTGGGGAACAAACTTTAGATGATGCCTTAGAAAAACTCAAGCAAAATACCCGTCGATTTGCTAAACGTCAATTAACCTGGTTTAGAAATCGGATGACGGTAAGGTTCTATCAAATTTCTAGTCCAGAATATCCTGAAAATGTTATACAAGATCTTGCTATATTTTTTAATGAAGAGGAAGGAGAAAAGTAG
- a CDS encoding DUF3042 family protein: MAKKHSFAKGVATGILGTAATVAGAVFAVKKTIIEPEKKKLAFIEENRKKAARRRVSR, encoded by the coding sequence ATGGCTAAAAAACATTCATTTGCTAAAGGTGTCGCTACTGGCATTCTCGGAACTGCTGCTACTGTAGCAGGAGCTGTTTTCGCAGTTAAGAAAACAATCATCGAACCAGAAAAAAAGAAATTGGCTTTCATCGAAGAAAACCGTAAAAAAGCAGCTCGCCGTCGTGTAAGTCGCTAA
- the rplS gene encoding 50S ribosomal protein L19 has protein sequence MNPLIQSLTEGQLRTDIPSFRPGDTVRVHAKVVEGTRERIQIFEGVVISRKGQGISEMYTVRKISSGIGVERTFPIHTPRVDKIEVVRYGKVRRAKLYYLRALQGKAARIKEIRK, from the coding sequence ATGAATCCATTGATCCAAAGTTTGACAGAAGGTCAACTTCGTACTGACATCCCATCATTCCGTCCTGGTGACACTGTTCGCGTTCACGCAAAAGTTGTCGAAGGAACTCGCGAACGTATCCAGATCTTTGAAGGTGTAGTTATTTCACGCAAAGGTCAAGGGATCTCAGAAATGTACACAGTTCGTAAAATCTCAAGCGGTATCGGTGTAGAACGTACTTTCCCAATCCACACTCCACGTGTTGATAAGATTGAAGTTGTACGCTACGGTAAAGTCCGCCGTGCTAAACTTTACTACTTGCGTGCTTTGCAAGGTAAAGCTGCACGTATCAAAGAAATCCGTAAATAA
- a CDS encoding voltage-gated chloride channel family protein: protein MKVRQLSDSKGLSYLHLVMLSLYAILLGVLVGLIDAVFGRVLIGLSEFRDHHLFYLVPALPLAGLLIVYLYQKFAGKAAQGMGLIFKVGHNEEDQVPLRLIPLVTVTTWLTHLFGGSAGREGVAVQLGATVSHAFSRYFKLPNASCIFLTMGMAAGFGGLFQTPIAATFFALEVLTLGQLSLPILVPTLIASFMASTTSHLLGLEKFSHFVSKSLTIDLETFMKLALLGLAFGLAGNLFAYLLSLAKKKVASLLPNPYYRVLLGGVVLTCLLLILCKGRYTGLGTNLIALSVDGGTIYPLDWLFKLLLTVFTLSLGFQGGEVTPLFAIGASLGAVLAPILGLPISLVAGLGYLSVFGSSTNTLLAPIFIGIEVFGPANAIPYAIVMAFAYIINHKTSIYGQQKMLEMQ from the coding sequence ATGAAAGTAAGACAATTAAGTGATAGTAAAGGTCTTTCTTACTTACATTTAGTAATGTTAAGTCTTTATGCAATTTTGTTAGGGGTACTGGTTGGACTGATTGATGCTGTTTTTGGGCGCGTGCTTATAGGACTCTCGGAATTTCGTGACCACCATCTCTTTTATCTAGTCCCGGCACTTCCTTTAGCAGGTCTTTTGATAGTTTACCTCTACCAAAAGTTTGCTGGTAAGGCAGCGCAGGGAATGGGCTTGATTTTCAAGGTTGGACATAATGAGGAGGATCAAGTTCCCCTAAGGTTAATTCCACTGGTGACTGTAACCACATGGCTGACCCACCTTTTCGGGGGATCCGCAGGTCGTGAGGGAGTTGCTGTACAACTAGGGGCCACAGTTTCTCATGCTTTTAGTCGCTATTTTAAGCTCCCTAATGCTTCATGCATTTTCTTGACCATGGGAATGGCCGCTGGTTTTGGAGGACTCTTCCAAACACCAATCGCTGCGACCTTCTTTGCACTTGAGGTCTTGACCTTAGGACAGTTAAGCCTGCCAATCTTAGTACCGACTCTTATTGCATCTTTTATGGCTAGTACAACAAGCCATCTCTTAGGTCTTGAAAAATTTAGCCACTTTGTATCCAAAAGTTTGACTATTGACCTTGAGACGTTTATGAAATTAGCTCTTTTAGGTTTGGCCTTTGGTCTAGCAGGAAACCTCTTTGCTTATCTCTTGTCACTAGCTAAAAAGAAAGTAGCAAGTTTGCTCCCCAATCCCTATTATCGTGTTCTCTTAGGAGGTGTCGTCTTAACCTGTCTTCTTTTGATTTTGTGTAAGGGACGCTATACAGGGCTTGGAACGAATTTGATTGCTTTAAGTGTTGATGGTGGGACCATTTATCCATTGGATTGGCTCTTTAAACTTCTCTTGACTGTCTTTACCTTATCTCTTGGATTCCAAGGAGGAGAAGTAACCCCTTTGTTTGCCATCGGAGCAAGTCTTGGTGCTGTGCTAGCACCCATTCTTGGTCTTCCTATCTCTCTTGTAGCAGGTCTTGGTTATTTGTCGGTCTTTGGTAGTAGCACCAATACTCTATTAGCACCGATTTTTATTGGTATTGAGGTCTTTGGCCCCGCTAATGCAATCCCTTATGCGATTGTCATGGCTTTTGCTTATATTATCAATCATAAGACAAGTATTTATGGTCAACAAAAAATGCTAGAAATGCAATAA
- a CDS encoding chorismate mutase, giving the protein MDLNEIRQQIDSVDNEIVALLEERMKLVTRVSAYKQRTGKAIYDPEREQALLDKVGASVLNPEYKEAIVASFADIMKHSRTYQASKLEEK; this is encoded by the coding sequence ATGGACTTAAATGAGATTCGCCAACAGATTGACTCCGTTGATAATGAGATTGTGGCTTTGTTGGAAGAACGTATGAAATTGGTAACTCGAGTAAGTGCTTATAAACAACGCACTGGAAAGGCGATTTATGATCCCGAACGAGAGCAAGCCCTGCTAGACAAGGTAGGCGCTAGTGTTCTTAATCCTGAATATAAAGAAGCTATCGTCGCAAGTTTTGCGGATATTATGAAGCATTCACGTACTTATCAAGCAAGTAAGCTAGAAGAAAAGTAG
- a CDS encoding ClC family H(+)/Cl(-) exchange transporter, with amino-acid sequence MNEIERDFRTQSQHLLWSVWRGLLVGVTAGAVVSLFRWLIAKGAEFSVAIYKDALHNPHLILGIVLVNLLIALFIGYLIKQEKDIKGSGIPHVEGELMGLLHPSWWSVLWRKFVGGVLGISMGLMLGREGPSIQLGAMTAKGLAEGLKLSAREKRVLIAAGAAAGLSAAFNAPIAGLLFVVEEVYHHFSRPVWVTALTASLVANAVSLRIFGQVSVLAMTEKLPVFPLKDYWILILLGTFLGVLGYGYEWVVLRIGKVYQGLGKIFHLPSHFYGLLAVLFIIPIGLYFPHLLGGGNELILALNGLHPALTVAILYLAIRFVWSMLSFGSGFPGGIFLPILTLGALSGSVFAAAFENLGFLQVSQFPIFIILGMAGYFGAVSKAPLTAMILVTEMVGNLHQLMTIGVVTLIAYLVMDFMGGEPVYEAMLHNLIAHEPKQVDNIPTMIDLPVTDSLAGRLVKDLTLPDGVLISTQIFQDQSEVVHGDTRLKAGATLYLVVNESNISQVRKLFL; translated from the coding sequence ATGAATGAAATAGAAAGAGATTTTAGGACGCAATCTCAACATCTTCTTTGGTCCGTTTGGCGAGGGCTCTTAGTGGGGGTGACGGCAGGAGCAGTGGTCAGTCTTTTTCGCTGGTTAATTGCCAAAGGGGCCGAGTTTTCTGTAGCTATATACAAAGACGCCCTTCATAATCCACATCTGATTTTGGGAATTGTCCTGGTTAATCTCTTGATTGCACTTTTTATTGGTTACCTTATTAAGCAGGAAAAAGACATCAAGGGCTCAGGAATTCCCCATGTTGAAGGGGAACTGATGGGGCTCTTACATCCGTCTTGGTGGTCAGTATTATGGCGTAAGTTCGTGGGTGGTGTCCTTGGGATTTCAATGGGACTGATGTTGGGACGTGAGGGCCCTAGTATTCAACTAGGTGCCATGACTGCTAAGGGATTAGCCGAGGGACTTAAGCTCTCTGCACGTGAGAAACGTGTCTTGATTGCTGCAGGAGCAGCAGCAGGATTATCGGCTGCCTTCAATGCCCCGATTGCTGGTCTCTTGTTTGTCGTTGAAGAAGTCTATCATCATTTCTCTCGTCCTGTTTGGGTGACAGCTTTAACGGCATCTTTAGTGGCCAATGCTGTTTCCCTACGCATCTTTGGTCAGGTATCAGTCCTTGCTATGACAGAAAAATTACCAGTATTTCCTTTGAAAGATTATTGGATTCTTATTCTCTTGGGGACTTTTCTAGGTGTGCTTGGATACGGTTATGAGTGGGTTGTCTTACGTATTGGTAAGGTCTACCAAGGGTTAGGGAAAATCTTCCACTTGCCATCTCATTTTTATGGCCTTTTGGCAGTTCTGTTTATCATTCCTATTGGTCTTTATTTTCCACATCTTTTAGGTGGTGGAAATGAATTGATTCTTGCTTTAAATGGTTTACATCCTGCTCTAACTGTGGCCATCCTCTATTTGGCTATTCGCTTTGTTTGGAGTATGTTGTCCTTTGGTTCAGGATTTCCTGGTGGGATTTTCCTTCCAATTTTAACTCTAGGTGCTCTTTCTGGTAGCGTTTTTGCGGCAGCTTTTGAAAATCTAGGATTCTTACAAGTCAGTCAGTTCCCTATTTTTATCATTCTTGGTATGGCTGGTTATTTCGGCGCGGTATCTAAGGCACCGCTAACTGCTATGATTTTAGTGACTGAGATGGTGGGGAACCTTCACCAATTGATGACAATTGGAGTCGTGACCCTGATTGCCTATCTAGTCATGGATTTCATGGGAGGAGAACCTGTCTATGAAGCCATGCTTCACAATCTAATCGCTCACGAACCAAAACAAGTTGATAATATACCGACGATGATTGATTTACCAGTTACAGATAGTTTAGCTGGTCGATTGGTTAAGGATTTAACTTTACCTGACGGGGTTTTGATTTCCACTCAGATTTTTCAAGACCAGTCTGAGGTTGTTCACGGAGACACACGTCTAAAAGCAGGAGCAACCCTGTATCTGGTTGTTAATGAAAGTAATATCAGTCAGGTAAGAAAACTCTTTTTATAA
- a CDS encoding flavodoxin: MALAKIVYASMTGNTEEIADIVAKKLEELGHTVDVDECTTVDAADFEDADICIVATYTYGDGELPDEIVDFYEDLADLDLSGKIFGVVGSGDTFYDYFCHSVDEFENQFTFTGATKGADSVKVDLSAEDEDIENLEAFAEKISEALA, encoded by the coding sequence ATGGCTTTAGCAAAAATCGTTTATGCCAGTATGACCGGTAATACGGAAGAAATCGCAGATATTGTTGCCAAAAAATTGGAAGAATTGGGTCACACTGTGGATGTAGACGAGTGTACAACGGTTGATGCCGCTGATTTTGAAGATGCGGACATCTGTATCGTAGCGACTTACACTTATGGTGATGGTGAGTTGCCAGATGAAATCGTTGACTTTTACGAAGATTTGGCTGACCTTGACTTGTCAGGTAAAATCTTTGGTGTTGTAGGTTCAGGAGATACCTTCTACGATTATTTCTGTCATTCAGTGGATGAGTTTGAAAATCAATTCACATTCACAGGAGCGACTAAGGGTGCTGATAGCGTCAAGGTTGACCTTTCTGCTGAAGATGAAGATATCGAAAACCTTGAAGCTTTCGCTGAAAAAATTTCAGAAGCATTAGCATAA